Proteins co-encoded in one Cytophaga hutchinsonii ATCC 33406 genomic window:
- a CDS encoding ArnT family glycosyltransferase, which translates to MHVLTDTSFRTDRVLIILISAILFIPFIGSVHLFDWDEINFAEASREMILTGDYTHVQINYETFWEKPPFFFWLQVLCMKIFGVNEFASRLPNALTGIATMLTLYAMGRKLENRKFAWIWMLTYAGSVLPHFYFRTGIIDPVFNLFIFVSLWFVYRLAQLGSDQAKERLRFAALAGFFSGMAVLTKGPVGLLDVLLTVAVYMVIVRKFWVLAFKEWVVFFVTVGIVSVAWFGYELVTNGPFFLQEFIIYQIRLFKTQDAGHGGPFYYHALVILFGCFPMSYFAFLGMKNRDGDTEARKQFRLWSVLAFVVVLVLFSIVKTKIVHYSSFCYFPLSYLAATGVERIMNGSKKLNRFLFFALLITGVIIGMALIGFPLLVTYYEGRMIEITPLIKDPFAAKNFLAPVSWSGWEALAGLAYLIVFISAIYYLKKEIVKGIVLLFCSTILFHETVLPLFLPKIETYIQGEVINFYQRFTDRDAEPAYVEVYNFKSYAHLYYTNKTPVTNQRERNLDWLMNGKTDKAVYLVTKTGREEDLENHPNFKRIGGAYGYLFYKKIDTAQMQHTPVGVKNIEPKSDSLVIKSY; encoded by the coding sequence ATGCATGTATTAACCGATACATCCTTTCGCACAGATAGAGTACTTATCATACTTATATCTGCTATTCTGTTTATACCGTTTATTGGTTCCGTTCATTTATTTGACTGGGATGAAATTAATTTTGCAGAAGCTTCGCGTGAAATGATCCTGACAGGTGACTATACACATGTGCAGATCAATTACGAAACGTTTTGGGAAAAGCCACCTTTTTTCTTTTGGCTGCAAGTGCTCTGTATGAAAATTTTTGGTGTAAATGAATTTGCATCACGTCTGCCAAATGCATTAACAGGCATCGCGACCATGTTAACGCTGTATGCAATGGGCCGAAAACTGGAGAACAGAAAGTTTGCCTGGATCTGGATGCTTACGTACGCGGGCTCTGTATTACCGCACTTCTATTTCAGAACCGGCATCATTGACCCGGTATTTAATTTATTCATTTTTGTTTCTTTATGGTTTGTATACAGACTTGCTCAGTTAGGTTCAGACCAGGCAAAGGAGCGTTTGAGGTTTGCCGCGCTTGCCGGTTTCTTCTCCGGTATGGCAGTGCTTACGAAAGGACCTGTAGGACTGCTGGACGTGCTGCTGACGGTTGCTGTGTACATGGTTATCGTACGAAAGTTTTGGGTGCTTGCATTCAAAGAATGGGTTGTGTTTTTTGTTACAGTAGGGATTGTATCGGTTGCATGGTTCGGATATGAGCTGGTAACAAATGGTCCGTTTTTCCTTCAGGAATTTATTATTTATCAGATCCGGTTGTTTAAAACACAGGATGCAGGCCACGGCGGCCCGTTCTATTACCATGCACTTGTTATTTTGTTCGGCTGTTTCCCCATGTCGTATTTTGCCTTTTTAGGTATGAAGAATCGGGATGGAGATACAGAAGCACGAAAACAATTCCGTTTATGGTCTGTGCTGGCTTTTGTTGTGGTATTGGTTTTATTCAGTATTGTAAAAACAAAAATTGTTCATTATTCCTCTTTCTGTTATTTCCCGCTGTCGTATTTAGCAGCTACTGGTGTAGAGCGTATCATGAACGGTTCAAAAAAACTGAACCGGTTTTTATTTTTTGCGCTGCTTATTACCGGCGTTATTATTGGTATGGCGCTGATCGGATTTCCCTTGCTTGTAACGTATTATGAAGGAAGAATGATTGAGATCACACCCTTGATCAAAGATCCGTTTGCGGCGAAGAATTTTCTTGCACCTGTCAGCTGGAGCGGTTGGGAAGCGTTGGCGGGATTGGCTTATTTAATCGTTTTCATATCCGCTATCTATTATCTGAAGAAAGAAATTGTAAAAGGTATTGTATTGTTATTTTGTTCTACCATTCTTTTTCACGAAACAGTATTGCCTTTATTTCTACCTAAAATAGAAACATATATTCAAGGAGAAGTAATTAATTTCTATCAACGCTTTACAGACCGCGATGCAGAGCCGGCTTATGTGGAAGTATATAATTTTAAAAGCTATGCGCATTTGTATTATACAAATAAAACTCCGGTAACAAATCAAAGAGAACGGAATCTGGATTGGCTGATGAATGGTAAAACGGATAAAGCTGTTTACCTGGTAACAAAAACAGGTAGAGAAGAAGATCTTGAAAACCATCCGAATTTTAAGCGTATCGGGGGAGCGTACGGGTATTTGTTCTATAAGAAAATTGATACCGCACAGATGCAGCATACACCTGTTGGTGTAAAAAATATCGAACCGAAATCAGACTCGTTAGTAATAAAATCGTATTAG
- a CDS encoding phosphatase PAP2 family protein: MKEILQQTRIFLVLFACYLLIPGFILLMTAKGQFEIWLNSFHTTYFDNFFYWVTYFGDGFFAAFLLIGLILFFSIRKGLIITGILLAVSVVTQILKLFVFPTMDRPSVYLKDVLELHFVKGLEIHTSNSFPSGHTTQAFCLFFLFSYYYANRSMNYLFFLLAVLAGISRVYLLQHFLIDIYAGAVIGSLGSLILLFYVNKYNLLSSPALNKPLISIR, translated from the coding sequence GTGAAAGAAATTCTTCAGCAAACGCGTATATTCCTGGTGCTGTTTGCATGTTATTTGCTGATACCGGGATTTATCTTGTTAATGACCGCAAAAGGTCAATTTGAAATCTGGTTGAATTCCTTTCACACAACTTATTTTGATAATTTCTTTTACTGGGTAACGTATTTCGGCGACGGATTTTTTGCCGCGTTTTTATTGATTGGTTTAATACTGTTTTTTTCAATACGAAAAGGATTAATCATTACAGGGATTTTATTAGCCGTTTCTGTTGTTACACAGATCTTGAAATTATTTGTTTTTCCAACGATGGATCGTCCATCGGTATATTTAAAAGATGTACTGGAACTGCACTTTGTAAAGGGCCTGGAAATACATACATCCAATAGTTTTCCATCCGGACACACCACGCAAGCTTTTTGTTTGTTCTTTTTATTTTCGTATTACTATGCGAACAGATCCATGAATTATTTATTTTTTCTTCTTGCTGTACTGGCAGGTATTTCACGTGTGTATCTTTTACAGCATTTCCTGATTGACATATATGCAGGTGCCGTGATTGGTTCGCTTGGTTCGCTGATCTTGTTATTCTACGTGAATAAATACAATCTTCTTTCAAGTCCGGCTTTAAATAAACCTTTAATTTCTATACGATAA
- a CDS encoding TIGR00730 family Rossman fold protein, translating into MLGLKTKVDKSNVVENNPNVMPEEQNEERFFLEGPKSRWKEFKFLLHIIWDFLVGFRVLHFAGPCVTVFGSARFKEDHEYYKKSFEVGAAVAGLGFTVMTGGGPGVMEAANKGAKKGGGRSVGCNIILPMEQYANPWLDLSVNIKYFFVRKVLLCKYSYAFVCMPGGMGTLDEFFEAVTLVQTNKIKRFPIVLFGKEYHKHLYKHLEYMAEAGTISPKDLELFLFTDDIHEMENHLSKYAVDAFGLKKVTKPKRWMIFGE; encoded by the coding sequence ATGTTGGGGTTAAAAACAAAAGTAGATAAAAGTAACGTTGTTGAGAATAATCCCAACGTTATGCCGGAAGAACAAAACGAAGAGCGATTTTTTTTAGAAGGTCCAAAATCACGTTGGAAAGAATTTAAATTCCTGCTGCATATTATCTGGGATTTCCTGGTCGGATTCAGGGTACTGCATTTTGCAGGACCCTGTGTAACCGTATTTGGATCTGCCCGCTTTAAGGAAGATCACGAATATTATAAAAAATCGTTTGAAGTGGGGGCGGCAGTTGCCGGCCTGGGTTTCACGGTTATGACCGGGGGCGGGCCGGGTGTTATGGAAGCTGCAAACAAAGGAGCTAAAAAGGGCGGTGGCAGATCGGTAGGCTGTAACATTATTTTACCAATGGAACAATACGCCAACCCATGGTTAGACCTGAGTGTAAACATAAAATACTTCTTTGTACGAAAAGTTCTTTTATGTAAATATTCTTATGCCTTTGTTTGTATGCCAGGTGGTATGGGAACACTGGATGAATTCTTTGAAGCCGTAACGTTGGTACAGACCAATAAGATCAAACGTTTCCCGATTGTATTATTCGGAAAAGAGTACCACAAACATTTGTACAAGCATCTTGAGTATATGGCTGAAGCGGGAACAATATCACCGAAAGATCTTGAACTGTTTTTGTTTACAGACGACATTCACGAAATGGAAAATCACCTAAGCAAATATGCAGTAGATGCCTTTGGTCTGAAAAAAGTTACAAAGCCAAAACGCTGGATGATCTTCGGAGAATAA
- a CDS encoding DUF6929 family protein, whose translation MHLSVLKHVHLTSIPSASAVEVVNGNIYIVGDDSSFLYVLKYDLTVLAKVPLFQAKDEDIVENRILKKKKPDLECITRFNINGYPHLLILGSGSKSPRRDVAYLVKLPTPYNKKHLVWEISLVKWYAFLRMNEDVTGISGVLNFEAAAATETYLYVFNRENNAILRFDLVEFVEFIQGHTDGVPFPTIITSELPEIETIRAGFSGADYFDQKLFFTAAAENTSNAIDDGAIMGSAVGILSLDGEEKMRGKLASGFVGHVSAYTLIPEINGLPLKIESISIYEKEGENSYIALAVSDDDMGGSDILMLQLDL comes from the coding sequence ATGCATCTATCTGTTTTAAAACACGTTCATTTAACAAGTATCCCTTCAGCTTCAGCGGTTGAAGTAGTAAACGGCAACATTTACATCGTTGGCGACGACTCAAGCTTCCTGTATGTGCTTAAATACGATTTAACCGTGTTGGCTAAAGTTCCGCTGTTTCAGGCAAAGGATGAAGATATTGTTGAGAACAGAATTTTAAAAAAGAAAAAACCGGATCTGGAATGCATTACCAGATTCAATATCAATGGGTACCCACACTTACTGATCCTTGGATCAGGCTCTAAATCGCCGCGCCGCGATGTTGCCTACCTGGTAAAATTACCGACACCTTACAATAAAAAACATTTGGTATGGGAAATATCATTAGTGAAATGGTATGCCTTTTTACGAATGAATGAAGATGTAACAGGCATAAGCGGCGTATTAAATTTTGAAGCTGCCGCTGCAACAGAAACATATCTATATGTTTTCAATCGTGAAAATAATGCGATCCTGCGCTTCGATCTGGTAGAATTTGTTGAATTTATTCAGGGCCACACAGATGGTGTTCCATTCCCAACCATTATTACATCCGAACTGCCGGAAATAGAAACTATCCGCGCAGGATTTTCCGGCGCAGATTATTTTGATCAGAAACTATTTTTCACTGCTGCTGCTGAAAACACATCTAATGCAATAGACGATGGTGCCATCATGGGCAGCGCGGTTGGCATCTTGTCCCTTGATGGGGAAGAAAAAATGCGTGGCAAGCTCGCGAGTGGATTTGTCGGTCATGTTTCTGCGTATACGCTCATTCCTGAAATAAACGGCTTACCGCTGAAAATTGAATCGATTTCTATTTACGAAAAGGAAGGAGAAAATTCATACATAGCCCTGGCAGTAAGTGACGACGACATGGGCGGATCAGATATTTTAATGCTCCAATTAGATCTCTAA
- the gltX gene encoding glutamate--tRNA ligase, with amino-acid sequence MSDTNKQVRVRFAPSPTGPLHIGGVRTALYNYLFARKMGGKMLLRIEDTDQNRFVPGAEAYIQEALAWVGIVIDEGAGVGGPHAPYKQSERKPMYREYAEKLIAEGNAYYAFDTSEELEAMKERLKAAKVASPSYNMVTRMQMNNSLTLPEDEVKRRLDAGDEYVIRLKVPRKEEIRLNDMIRGWVVVHSSTIDDKVLLKSDGMPTYHLANIVDDHLMEITHVIRGEEWLPSAPLHVLLYRFLGWEDTMPQFAHLPLLLKPDGNGKLSKRDADAGGFPIFPLDWKDPASGDTWIGFKQQGYLQEATTNFLAFLGWNPGTQQELFTMDELIEAFTVERIGKSGTKFDINKAKWYNQQYMRQLPDETLTRLLKEEADKHQAKYDAAKLPLIAQMLKERLTFAKDYWIEGQFFFEAPETFDEKVASTKWNAEAVTVISAYKEALAAYTGEFNAENVKHVLHEVLEKADVKIGKIMQALRLALTGAGAGPDLMQFIEIVGKEEAIKRMQFALITLSEKVNS; translated from the coding sequence ATGTCAGATACTAATAAACAAGTTCGAGTTCGATTTGCTCCATCCCCTACGGGGCCTTTACATATTGGCGGTGTGCGCACGGCTTTATACAATTATTTATTTGCCCGTAAAATGGGCGGTAAAATGTTGTTGCGTATAGAAGATACCGATCAGAACCGTTTTGTACCAGGTGCGGAAGCATACATTCAGGAAGCACTTGCATGGGTTGGTATTGTAATAGATGAAGGAGCCGGCGTTGGTGGGCCGCATGCACCGTATAAGCAGTCTGAGCGTAAGCCGATGTATCGGGAGTATGCAGAAAAATTAATTGCTGAAGGAAACGCTTATTATGCGTTTGATACATCCGAAGAATTAGAAGCTATGAAAGAGCGGTTGAAAGCAGCAAAGGTTGCTTCACCTTCTTACAACATGGTTACACGTATGCAAATGAACAATTCATTAACCTTGCCTGAAGACGAAGTGAAAAGACGTCTGGATGCAGGAGATGAATATGTAATCCGTTTGAAAGTTCCGCGTAAAGAAGAAATACGCCTGAATGATATGATCCGTGGCTGGGTAGTAGTACACTCTTCAACCATTGATGATAAAGTATTGTTAAAATCGGATGGTATGCCAACATACCATTTAGCAAATATTGTTGATGATCACTTAATGGAGATCACACACGTAATACGTGGCGAAGAATGGCTGCCTTCTGCACCCTTGCATGTATTGCTTTATCGTTTCTTAGGCTGGGAAGATACCATGCCGCAATTTGCGCACTTACCGTTATTGCTAAAGCCGGATGGGAATGGTAAATTAAGCAAACGTGATGCGGATGCGGGCGGTTTCCCGATATTCCCGTTAGATTGGAAAGACCCGGCAAGCGGAGACACTTGGATCGGCTTTAAACAACAGGGATATTTACAGGAAGCAACGACAAACTTCTTAGCCTTTTTAGGCTGGAACCCGGGTACACAACAAGAGTTGTTTACCATGGATGAACTGATCGAAGCATTTACAGTAGAGCGTATTGGTAAATCGGGAACGAAGTTCGATATTAATAAAGCAAAGTGGTACAACCAGCAATACATGCGGCAGTTGCCCGATGAAACTTTAACACGTTTATTAAAAGAAGAAGCAGATAAACATCAGGCAAAATATGATGCGGCTAAACTTCCATTGATCGCGCAGATGTTAAAAGAACGTTTGACGTTTGCTAAAGATTACTGGATCGAAGGACAATTCTTTTTTGAAGCACCTGAAACATTTGATGAGAAGGTGGCAAGTACAAAATGGAATGCCGAAGCAGTAACTGTTATCAGTGCGTACAAAGAGGCATTAGCTGCTTACACAGGCGAATTCAATGCAGAAAACGTGAAACATGTATTGCACGAAGTACTGGAAAAAGCGGATGTCAAAATAGGCAAGATCATGCAGGCACTTCGCCTGGCTTTAACCGGCGCAGGTGCAGGACCTGATCTGATGCAATTCATAGAAATTGTTGGAAAAGAAGAGGCGATAAAAAGAATGCAGTTTGCCCTTATAACATTAAGTGAAAAAGTAAATTCATAA
- a CDS encoding DUF4421 domain-containing protein: MTFSLSGYAQTTKSEKIDKKLDSIYLKRENYVVSARDKLTIFIFSTRYLNGKLFTNPGIDNYYFPIAPLNIGLGFSHKWLAVNIAILSPKLGKSNYDNSQSKYQNFNLQALAYTPKYGVDIFYSQNLGYFLGNYNGYIDVANAPDKTPYFDMKTNRFTINLLRVFNPVKYSMNATMIGGEMQKNSSSSFIINTSFSLSKFRMSDSIPAFILDQMNQEAIFKGGTFYSISVLPGYGFTWIFSKRFYLGIIPGFGPSFQYKSMTFEDEHENKVAISYRIIAKAGAGFHAKRWTAGISVLYDNERYHLGSKTNIFNNNGKVILKVGYKINVPNWGKGLSKKMSTMQNKFEHTLHNF; the protein is encoded by the coding sequence ATGACTTTTTCTTTGTCTGGCTATGCGCAGACTACGAAATCTGAAAAAATCGATAAAAAGCTGGACAGTATATACCTTAAAAGAGAAAACTATGTCGTTAGTGCCCGCGACAAACTCACTATTTTTATTTTCAGCACGCGTTACCTGAATGGAAAGTTATTTACAAACCCCGGTATCGATAATTATTATTTCCCTATTGCTCCTTTAAACATTGGTTTAGGGTTCAGCCATAAATGGCTCGCGGTAAACATCGCCATTTTATCACCAAAGCTTGGTAAGAGTAATTACGATAACTCTCAATCAAAATACCAGAATTTTAATTTACAGGCGCTGGCGTATACACCAAAATATGGCGTTGATATTTTTTACAGTCAAAACTTAGGATACTTCCTGGGAAACTATAACGGATACATTGATGTAGCCAATGCACCGGATAAAACGCCCTATTTTGATATGAAGACAAACCGGTTTACAATAAACTTACTGCGTGTATTTAATCCGGTTAAATATTCAATGAATGCAACAATGATTGGTGGTGAAATGCAAAAAAACAGCTCATCCTCTTTTATTATAAATACCAGTTTTTCATTAAGCAAATTTAGAATGAGCGATTCGATTCCAGCTTTCATTCTGGACCAAATGAATCAGGAAGCAATTTTTAAGGGGGGCACCTTCTACAGCATTTCTGTTTTACCGGGTTATGGTTTTACATGGATTTTCAGCAAACGATTTTATCTGGGCATCATTCCGGGATTCGGACCCAGCTTTCAATACAAGTCTATGACATTTGAAGACGAACATGAAAATAAGGTTGCTATCTCCTACCGCATTATTGCAAAAGCAGGAGCTGGGTTTCATGCAAAGAGATGGACTGCGGGAATAAGTGTTTTATATGATAATGAACGGTATCATTTAGGTTCTAAAACAAATATATTCAACAACAATGGTAAAGTTATATTAAAGGTTGGCTACAAGATCAATGTGCCGAACTGGGGTAAAGGCTTATCTAAAAAAATGAGCACCATGCAAAATAAATTTGAACATACACTCCATAATTTTTAA
- a CDS encoding FAD-dependent oxidoreductase: MKEQITICGAGLVGSLLAVYLIERGFSVRVFEKRKDPRKNEADAGRSINLAISHRGIHALKDAQTGLEKEALKLAVPMYGRAIHDLHGHVSFQAYGEASQHINSIGRGALNKLLITTAENLGVHFLFEHTCTDYHAAGEQWLFSDITGNTVATQSKEIVIGADGAFSIVRSFLSKQQQPQPQIETLEYGYKELEIASAHTETITNNQALHIWPRERFMLIALPNEDGSYTATLFLPLKGEISFEALQSDQDIQLFFKKYFPDTENLFPDLTEQFYRHPTSKLFTIHSSNWFNAHTLLIGDAAHALVPFYGQGMNAGFEDCRILAEIIDGKSKTNWSEIFAEFYNQRKENADAISDLALQNFIEMRDHVADASFLLRKKIEKHLHQELEDAFIPQYTMVSFTDISYKEAMETGLLHQKILDEIMAIPDIEAAWPTEELKNKVITVTKKYI, translated from the coding sequence ATGAAAGAACAGATTACCATTTGCGGCGCGGGATTGGTTGGGAGTCTGCTTGCTGTTTATTTAATAGAAAGAGGATTTTCAGTACGTGTATTTGAAAAAAGAAAAGACCCGCGCAAAAATGAAGCAGATGCTGGCCGCTCCATCAATCTGGCTATTAGTCACAGAGGCATTCATGCCTTAAAGGATGCACAAACCGGTTTGGAGAAAGAAGCATTGAAGCTTGCTGTACCTATGTATGGCAGAGCAATACACGATTTGCATGGCCATGTATCCTTTCAGGCGTATGGAGAAGCTTCCCAACATATAAATTCAATTGGCAGAGGAGCGTTAAATAAATTACTGATCACAACAGCAGAAAACCTAGGTGTACACTTTTTGTTTGAACATACGTGTACAGATTACCATGCAGCCGGAGAGCAATGGCTATTTTCTGATATAACAGGCAATACTGTTGCAACGCAATCAAAAGAAATCGTAATCGGTGCAGATGGCGCATTTTCTATTGTACGATCTTTTTTGTCTAAACAACAGCAACCACAGCCACAGATAGAAACACTTGAGTACGGATATAAAGAGCTTGAAATAGCTTCGGCACATACTGAGACAATAACAAACAACCAGGCGCTGCATATATGGCCAAGGGAACGGTTCATGCTGATTGCCCTGCCTAATGAAGACGGCAGCTACACAGCTACTTTATTCCTTCCCTTGAAGGGAGAAATTTCTTTTGAAGCATTACAATCTGATCAGGACATTCAACTCTTTTTTAAAAAATATTTTCCCGATACAGAAAACTTGTTTCCGGATCTTACAGAACAATTTTACAGGCACCCGACATCAAAATTATTTACCATTCATAGTTCGAACTGGTTTAACGCACATACACTATTGATCGGCGATGCGGCTCATGCATTGGTTCCTTTTTACGGACAGGGTATGAATGCAGGTTTTGAAGACTGCAGGATATTAGCGGAAATTATTGATGGCAAATCAAAAACAAACTGGTCCGAAATATTTGCAGAATTTTATAACCAACGCAAAGAGAATGCAGATGCTATTTCGGATCTGGCTTTGCAGAATTTTATTGAAATGCGGGATCACGTTGCAGATGCTTCTTTTTTATTACGGAAAAAAATAGAAAAGCATTTACACCAGGAATTAGAGGATGCATTTATTCCACAATATACAATGGTTTCCTTTACAGACATTTCGTATAAGGAAGCCATGGAAACAGGTTTGTTGCATCAGAAAATATTAGATGAGATTATGGCTATACCTGATATTGAAGCAGCCTGGCCCACAGAAGAATTAAAAAATAAAGTCATTACAGTGACAAAAAAATATATATAA
- a CDS encoding 3-hydroxyanthranilate 3,4-dioxygenase: MLKPFNFKVWIDENRHLLKPPVGNKQVYVGNDDFIVMVVGGPNARKDFHYNEGEEFFYQVEGNIILKIIEDGKIVDVPIYEGDIFLLPARVPHSPQRGENTIGLVIERYRNDEELDGFMWYCEACNHKLYEEFVMVKDIVSQLPVVMNKFYSSKELCTCSNCGTVMEAPVKR, encoded by the coding sequence ATGCTCAAGCCATTTAACTTCAAAGTCTGGATTGATGAAAACAGACATTTATTAAAACCACCTGTTGGTAATAAACAAGTGTATGTCGGGAATGACGACTTCATTGTTATGGTTGTGGGCGGTCCGAATGCACGTAAGGATTTTCACTACAATGAAGGCGAGGAATTCTTTTATCAGGTAGAAGGCAATATTATTTTGAAAATCATTGAAGATGGAAAAATAGTAGATGTCCCGATTTATGAAGGAGATATTTTTTTACTGCCTGCCCGTGTGCCGCATAGTCCGCAGCGGGGGGAAAATACCATTGGTCTGGTTATCGAACGTTATAGAAACGACGAAGAGCTGGATGGGTTCATGTGGTATTGTGAAGCCTGTAACCACAAGCTATACGAAGAATTTGTTATGGTAAAAGATATTGTTTCGCAATTGCCGGTTGTTATGAATAAATTTTATTCATCGAAAGAACTTTGTACCTGCTCCAATTGCGGAACTGTGATGGAAGCACCTGTTAAACGATAA
- a CDS encoding RidA family protein codes for MTKKIINTSNAPAPIGPYSQAILAGNTLYVSGQVAFDPASGNLITDSIQNETHRVMKNIEAILLEAGYSFSDIVKCSIFVKDLNNFAAINEVYGTYVGDGKPARETVEVARLPRDVNVEISCIAVK; via the coding sequence ATGACAAAGAAAATAATTAATACTTCAAATGCGCCGGCACCTATTGGTCCGTACAGCCAGGCAATATTAGCCGGAAATACGTTATATGTTTCAGGACAAGTAGCATTTGATCCGGCATCCGGTAATTTAATTACGGATTCCATTCAAAATGAAACACACCGTGTGATGAAAAATATTGAAGCCATCTTACTTGAAGCTGGCTATAGTTTCTCTGATATTGTGAAGTGTTCCATTTTTGTAAAAGACCTTAATAATTTTGCTGCCATTAACGAAGTGTATGGTACATATGTAGGTGATGGAAAGCCTGCCCGTGAAACAGTAGAAGTTGCCCGTTTGCCAAGAGATGTAAATGTGGAGATCAGCTGTATAGCGGTTAAATAA
- the kynU gene encoding kynureninase, whose amino-acid sequence MPTKFLITRAYSVQLDKEDPLAEFRKEFLFPGPPAAKAYFCGHSLGLQPKRTKELMLHELADWEKWGVEGHWKAANPWLHYHQSFAKPLSVLAGAYPDEVVAMNSLTTNLHFMLASFYRPAGKKIKIITEAWNFPSDRFALESLVKLYGYDPKKVIIELKPGKKNTALTTEEICASIQKNKDSLALVVLSGVNYYSGQAFDMERISQATHLAGAFVGFDLAHAIGNIPLHLHDWKVDFAVWCSYKYLNGGPGAVGGAFVHQKHGHDKTTPRMAGWWGHDHNTRFNLEGTYKPLSGAAGFQVSNAPVFNMIGLKASLDIFMQAGLTAINKKRTTMFNYMVFLIHALCTEDQKKAFSIQMITPVTQQQHGSMLSIRVEKNKGKQLFDLLSKQGFMLDWREPDVIRIAPVPLYNKYQEIYSFVLELSKHAVLVRL is encoded by the coding sequence GTGCCAACAAAATTTCTCATTACCAGAGCTTATTCTGTTCAGCTGGATAAAGAAGATCCGTTAGCTGAATTCAGAAAAGAATTTCTATTTCCCGGACCTCCTGCAGCAAAGGCTTATTTTTGCGGACATTCGCTGGGCCTGCAGCCAAAGCGTACAAAAGAACTTATGCTGCATGAATTGGCAGACTGGGAAAAATGGGGTGTGGAAGGTCACTGGAAAGCTGCTAATCCGTGGCTGCATTATCATCAGTCATTTGCAAAACCCTTGTCTGTATTAGCAGGGGCTTATCCGGATGAAGTAGTGGCAATGAACAGCCTTACAACAAATCTGCATTTTATGCTGGCATCCTTTTACCGGCCAGCAGGAAAAAAAATTAAAATTATTACCGAAGCCTGGAATTTTCCTTCGGACCGTTTTGCTTTGGAAAGCCTTGTAAAACTGTATGGCTACGATCCGAAGAAAGTAATTATAGAATTAAAACCGGGCAAAAAAAATACAGCATTAACAACAGAAGAAATCTGTGCCAGCATTCAAAAAAATAAAGATTCGTTGGCATTGGTTGTATTAAGCGGTGTGAATTATTATTCCGGACAAGCGTTTGATATGGAACGTATTTCACAGGCAACCCATCTGGCAGGTGCATTTGTTGGCTTTGATCTTGCGCATGCAATAGGCAACATACCGTTGCATCTGCACGATTGGAAAGTTGATTTTGCAGTATGGTGCAGTTATAAATATCTTAATGGCGGACCTGGCGCAGTAGGCGGCGCGTTTGTACACCAGAAGCACGGGCATGACAAAACAACGCCTCGTATGGCAGGCTGGTGGGGCCACGACCACAACACCCGGTTTAATTTAGAAGGCACTTATAAGCCCCTTTCAGGCGCAGCAGGTTTTCAGGTGAGCAATGCACCGGTATTTAATATGATTGGCTTAAAAGCTTCGCTGGACATATTTATGCAGGCGGGATTAACAGCGATTAATAAGAAAAGAACTACCATGTTTAATTACATGGTTTTTTTAATTCATGCCTTGTGTACAGAAGATCAGAAGAAAGCATTCTCCATACAAATGATCACGCCTGTAACACAACAGCAGCATGGCTCTATGTTATCGATACGCGTTGAAAAAAATAAGGGAAAACAGTTGTTTGATCTGCTAAGCAAACAAGGTTTTATGCTCGACTGGCGGGAACCGGATGTGATACGCATTGCACCTGTTCCTCTTTATAATAAATATCAGGAAATATATTCGTTTGTTTTGGAATTGTCTAAACATGCTGTTTTAGTTCGCTTATGA